A genomic stretch from bacterium includes:
- a CDS encoding biopolymer transporter ExbD, translating into MGGKEIGVRSDVFFTFYSLLSTSYFQEKTMHEGDIKRDDVMWEINITPLTDVFLVLLVIFMIATPLLIQSGVKVKLPSSTVTEAQSEGIIITVTKENKIYVGKEEISAENLLNYLKEKLETEKDKFVIINGDQDVLLGNAVKIMDLAKIAGAEKIAIATEPKKLKEL; encoded by the coding sequence GTGGGAGGTAAGGAGATAGGCGTGAGGAGTGATGTTTTCTTTACTTTCTACTCTCTACTCTCTACTTCCTATTTTCAGGAGAAAACAATGCATGAAGGGGATATTAAAAGAGACGATGTGATGTGGGAGATAAATATTACCCCACTAACAGATGTGTTTTTAGTTCTTCTGGTTATCTTTATGATTGCAACACCTCTACTTATTCAATCGGGTGTAAAGGTTAAATTGCCTTCATCAACCGTTACTGAGGCTCAATCTGAAGGAATTATCATCACCGTCACAAAAGAAAATAAAATATATGTCGGTAAAGAAGAAATCTCCGCTGAAAATTTACTTAACTACCTTAAAGAAAAACTTGAGACAGAAAAAGATAAATTCGTCATCATTAATGGAGACCAGGATGTTCTATTAGGCAACGCAGTGAAGATAATGGATTTAGCCAAAATTGCGGGTGCAGAAAAAATCGCTATCGCGACTGAGCCTAAAAAACTAAAAGAACTATAA